The Thermogemmatispora onikobensis genomic sequence CTGGCTGCGCCGGGAGCTGGACAGTATCCCGCTCTGGCGCGGCAACCACGTCAGCGTCAAGGAGCTGCAGGACTTCTACGGGCGCTATCTCTATCTCAAGCGCCTCAAGAGTCCCGAGGTCCTGCTACAGGCCATCGCCGAGGGCGTGGGCCTGGCCCAGTGGCGCGACGACAGCTTTGCCTACGCCGACACCTGGGATGAGGAGCGTCAGCGCTACCTGGGGCTGCGCGCCGGTCAGCCTATGAGCAAAGAGCAGGTGCAGCCTTCCGGCCTGGTGGTCAAGGCGGAGGTGGCCGCCGCCCAGCTAGAGGCCGAGGCGCGCGCCAGAGCCGAGGCTGAGCGTGCCCGCCTGGCCCAGGCGGCAGCCAGCACCCTGAGCGCCCCCGCTCCCGCTGGCAGCGCGCCAGGGACCGCGCCGGCGCTACAGACTTCACCTGCTACGCTCTACGAGCAGAGCCAGTCGGCCAGCACCGCCTATACAGTCGCTGGCAGCTCAGCAACGGTCGCCACCGAGCCACCACAGCGCCGCTTCTACGGGGCCGTTTCTGTCGATCCGCGGCACCTCACCAGCAGCGCTCACACCATCGTCAGCGAGGTCATTCAGCATCTGCTGAGTCTGCCCGGGGCCAAAGTTGAGGTGACCCTGGAGATCCAGGCCACTTTCCCCGACGGCTTCCCGGCCCATAAGCGTCAGGTCGTCGAGGAGAACTGTCGTACCTTGAAATTCTCCGACTTCGGCTTCGAGAGCGAGTAGTCTACCCGGCAGGCCAACCAACCGGCCCGCCAGATCGGGACGCCAGCCCGTCTCAGCTCAGCCTGACTCCACGAAACGTGGCCAGTCACCGACGTGGCGCGTCGCGGCGTCCTGGTCTGGCGGGTCCTCCTCGGCCCAAGCGGAGATGTCAGGCGGGCCGTCGGCAGTCTGCAGCAGAGCGCAGGCCGGCGCCTCATCCCCAGCGTCTTCGTCCGGCGAGGAGGCCAGAGCCAGAGCGGCCAGCTCGCGGCGGAAGGGCCAGAGGAGGATCTGCCAGGCCCGCGCTGGCGGCAGTCCTGCCAGGTGGCTCCGCGCCGCCGCGATGGCCTGCCAGACCTCGCTCACATGCTCCATCGCCTCGGCCTGCTCCTCAGCCTGACCCAGGGTCGCGACCGCCTCCTCCAGATGCCGCCAGGTTGCCGGCGACTCGCCCTGTCCGTTGGAGACGGGCGCCAGCGTCGGCTCCTGCTCCCGCAGGCGTCGCACCAGCTCAAGCTTAACGCCAGACCCGGGCTGCTGGCGGATCTTCATGACTGGCTTCCTCCTTTGCATCTGATGCCTCTTCTCCGGTCGACACAGCTACCTGGGCTGGCAGACCCAGACGGCGTAGCTCGTCCTGACACCAGGCGAGCAGCTCGGGCGGACATTGCTCCCAGGGAACGTAGTCCAGAACGGCCAGCCGCGATAGCGCTGGCCCCAGCCCTAGCCGGGTGTGGATCTGCTCCAGATGCGCATAGACCGTGTTGCGGCTCAGCCCCAACTGTCTGGCCACCTCCGTGGTCGTCAGCCCGGCCCGGAGCAAGAGCAGCACCTGCCAGCGGCGCAGTCCGCGCAGTCTGAGCGCCGGCGATGAGCGCCGTTCGGGGAGGGTGGGCGCCTCGGGCTGGCTTGCTGGTTTGCCAGGCAGCGGAGGCAACCCCTCGGGCGGCAGCAGCGCGGGCGGACACTGCTCCCAGGGGACATGCGCGAGTGGATCGCTGTGGCGGGAGAGACAGAGACGCTGGCGCAACAGGGAGAGGTGAACGGCGACGGTGTGAGGGGCAAGGCCCAGTTGGGCGGCCACAGCCTGGCGGGAGAGGCCGCGGCGCAGCAAGAGGACGATCTGCCACTGGCGCGGGGTCAGGGGCCGTCGCCACCGGCGGTCAGCCCTGGGCCGGCAGGTGAGAGTCATAAGGTGTCTTCCTCCTTCAGTGCATGAATACAGGTAGAAACGAACATCGTCTTGTCGGGATGAGCAAGCAAGCCGTCTATGATGAAGGGAAGAACGAGGGTGGGGAAAGCGACCAGGGAGCCGGGGGGAGAGGTGGAGCGGAAGGGGGGAGCGGCAAGGGAGGCAGGTGAGGAGGGGCGAAGGTGAGAAGGTGCTGCACGGTGGCGAGCAGGTCGGCGATGGTGAAGGGTTTGGCCAGGAAGGCGGAGGCGCCGGCCAGGCGAGCCTTGAGGCGGTCGAGGGTGCTGTGACGGCAGCTCAGCATCAGAATGGGCAGGCGGGACAAACGGGGATAGCGGGTCTGGTGGCGCAGGAGATAGGTGAGCTGGAGACCGGAAAGATGGGGCAGGAGCCAGTCGAGCAGGAGCAGATCGGGCGGGGGTGCTCCGGGGCTGGCCAGCGCTGAGAGGGCGCTGAGGCTGTCGCTGCAG encodes the following:
- a CDS encoding LuxR C-terminal-related transcriptional regulator — protein: MTLTCRPRADRRWRRPLTPRQWQIVLLLRRGLSRQAVAAQLGLAPHTVAVHLSLLRQRLCLSRHSDPLAHVPWEQCPPALLPPEGLPPLPGKPASQPEAPTLPERRSSPALRLRGLRRWQVLLLLRAGLTTTEVARQLGLSRNTVYAHLEQIHTRLGLGPALSRLAVLDYVPWEQCPPELLAWCQDELRRLGLPAQVAVSTGEEASDAKEEASHEDPPAARVWR
- a CDS encoding response regulator is translated as MRPGPTILVVDDSLVCRTVLRVALSRAGYQVQTCSDSLSALSALASPGAPPPDLLLLDWLLPHLSGLQLTYLLRHQTRYPRLSRLPILMLSCRHSTLDRLKARLAGASAFLAKPFTIADLLATVQHLLTFAPPHLPPLPLPPSAPPLPPAPWSLSPPSFFPSS